The following proteins come from a genomic window of Alnus glutinosa chromosome 10, dhAlnGlut1.1, whole genome shotgun sequence:
- the LOC133880681 gene encoding elongation factor G-1, mitochondrial, translating to MARFPRPHTPRLLYTLYSTKTTTAHSSSPTAALLSHNLNLQLRRFSSGNLARAAKEGEEPWWKDSMNRLRNIGISAHIDSGKTTLTERVLYYTGRIHEIHEVRGRDGVGAKMDSMDLEREKGITIQSAATYCTWNDYQINIIDTPGHVDFTIEVERALRVLDGAILVLCSVGGVQSQSITVDRQMRRYEVPRLAFINKLDRMGADPWKVLNQARSKLRHHSAAMQVPIGLEDDFKGLVDLVQQKAYYFHGSSGENVVTEEIPANMEALVAEKRRELIETVSEVDDKLAEAFLNDEPISSTELEEAVRRATISRKFVPVFMGSAFKNKGVQPLLNSVLSYLPCPVEVSNYALDQTNNEEKVTLSGTPDGPLVALAFKLEEGRFGQLTYLRIYEGVIRKGDFIHNINTGKKIKVPRLVRMHSDEMEDIQEAHAGQIVAVFGVECASGDTFTDGSVKYTMTSMNVPEPVMSLAVQPVSKDSGGQFSKALNRFQREDPTFRVGLDAESGQTIISGMGELHLDIYVERIKREYKVDATVGKPRVNFRETVTQRAEFDYLHKKQTGGQGQYGRVCGYIEPLPPGSSTKFEFDNMIVGQAIPSNFIPAIEKGFKEAANSGSLIGHPVEHLRVVLTDGASHAVDSSELAFKLASIYAFRQCYVAARPVILEPIMLVELKVPTEFQGTVAGDINKRKGVIIGNDQDGDDSVIAANVPLNNMFGYSTALRSMTQGKGEFTMEYKEHSAVSHDVQTQLVNAHKGTKATD from the exons ATGGCTCGCTTCCCTAGACCCCACACACCACGCCTTCTCTACACTCTCTACTCCACCAAAACGACGACGGCCCACTCCTCGTCCCCAACGGCAGCGCTTCTCAGCCACAACCTCAACCTCCAACTCCGCCGATTCTCGTCGGGGAACTTGGCACGCGCCGCGAAGGAAGGTGAGGAGCCCTGGTGGAAGGACTCGATGAATCGGCTCCGCAACATCGGGATCTCGGCGCACATCGACTCCGGCAAGACCACGCTCACCGAGCGCGTCCTCTACTACACGGGTCGCATCCACGAGATCCACGAGGTCAGAGGGAGAGATGGGGTCGGTGCGAAAATGGACTCCATGGATTTGGAGAGGGAGAAGGGGATCACTATCCAGTCCGCCGCCACTTACTGTACTTGGAATGACTATCAG ATTAACATTATTGACACCCCTGGTCACGTTGATTTCACCATTGAGGTTGAGAGGGCTTTGCGTGTTCTTGATGGTGCCATTCTTGTCCTTTGTAGTGTTGGTGGTGTGCAAAGTCAGTCAATTACTGTTGATCGGCAAATGAGAAGATATGAGGTTCCAAGACTTGCATTTATTAACAAGCTTGATCGAATGGGAGCAGATCCATGGAAAGTTCTGAACCAG GCACGGTCTAAGCTCCGGCATCACAGTGCTGCCATGCAAGTTCCAATTGGGTTGGAGGATGATTTTAAGGGTCTTGTTGACCTTGTGCAACAAAAAGCATATTATTTTCATGGTTCCAGTGG TGAAAACGTGGTTACTGAAGAAATACCTGCCAATATGGAGGCTTTAGTTGCAGAAAAGAGACGTGAACTAATAGAGACTGTTTCTGAAGTTGATGATAAACTTGCTGAAGCATTTCTTAATGATGAGCCTATATCATCTACTGAACTTGAG GAGGCGGTTCGTAGAGCAACTATATCACGGAAATTTGTACCTGTATTCATGGGTAGTGCATTTAAAAACAAG GGAGTACAACCACTTCTGAATAGTGTACTTAGCTATTTGCCTTGTCCAGTTGAAGTTAGTAACTATGCTCTTGACCAAACTAATAATGAAGAGAAG GTTACATTGTCTGGAACTCCTGATGGACCTCTTGTGGCGTTAGCTTTTAAATTGGAGGAAGGGCGCTTTGGTCAGTTGACATATCTAAG AATCTACGAGGGTGTTATTCGGAAGGGTGATTTTATACATAACATAAACACAGGAAAGAAGATTAAG GTTCCTCGCTTGGTTCGGATGCATTCTGATGAGATGGAG GATATTCAAGAGGCGCATGCTGGGCAAATAGTTGCTGTATTTGGTGTAGAGTGTGCATCAG GAGATACATTTACTGATGGGTCAGTTAAGTACACCATGACCTCTATGAATGTCCCTGAGCCAGTGATGTCTTTAGCTGTTCAACCAGTTTCAAAAGATTCAGGAGGACAG tTTTCGAAGGCTTTGAATCGTTTCCAGAGAGAAGATCCTACTTTCCGAGTTGGGTTGGATGCTGAGAGTGGGCAG ACAATTATTTCTGGGATGGGAGAGCTGCATTTGGACATATATGTTGAGCGGATTAAAAGAGAGTATAAG GTTGATGCAACTGTTGGTAAGCCACGTGTAAATTTCAGAGAAACTGTTACTCAACGTGCTGAATTTGATTATTTACATAAGAAGCAAACTGGTGGACAAGGTCAATATGGACGTGTTTGTGG ATACATTGAGCCACTTCCTCCGGGGTCATCAACTAAGTTTGAATTTGATAACATGATTGTTGGACAAGCTATACCATCAAACTTCATTCCAGCAATTGAGAAAGGTTTTAAAGAAGCAGCGAATTC GGGTTCATTAATTGGACATCCAGTCGAACATCTTCGTGTTGTTTTAACAGATGGTGCTTCCCATGCCGTGGATTCCAGTGAACTTGCATTCAAGTTAGCTTCAATATATGCATTTAGACAG TGCTATGTGGCTGCTAGACCAGTAATCTTGGAGCCTATCATGTTGGTGGAATTGAAAGTTCCTACAGAATTTCAGGGCACTGTTGCTGGTGATATTAACAA GAGAAAAGGTGTCATCATCGGAAATGACCAGGATGGAGATGACTCTGTCATTGCTGCCAAC GTTCCTCTGAACAATATGTTTGGGTATTCAACGGCGCTTAGGTCAATGACACAG GGAAAAGGGGAATTTACGATGGAGTACAAAGAGCATTCGGCAGTTTCTCATGATGTGCAGACGCAATTAGTAAACGCTCACAAGGGCACAAAGGCAACCGACTAG
- the LOC133880683 gene encoding 3-hydroxyisobutyryl-CoA hydrolase-like protein 1, mitochondrial isoform X1, with translation MQRFKAALLLKRSLHSRRFLNHYRTLCSVPDSALSVNDDIDNQVLVEAKAWSRTAILNRPSVLNALSTAMGARLQNLYTCWENDPDIGFVAMKGSGRGFCAGGDIVTLYHLIHAGKMEDCKEFFRKIYTFIYFLGTYLKPHVALLNGITMGGGAGVSIPGTFRVATDKTVFATPETLIGFHPDAGASFYLSHLPGHLGEYLGLTGEKLNGAEMIACGLASHYAHTARLPLIEEQLGKLVTDDPSVIETCLEKYSDLVYPDKTSVVNRFETLDKCFGRDTVEEIIDALESEASKTNDAWCTSILRRLKETSPLSLKVSLKSIREGRFQSLDQCLIREYRMSLQGISNLISRDFREGVRARMIDKDLSPKWDPPSLEQVSEDMVERYFSPLSEFEPDLELPTKLREAFS, from the exons ATGCAGAGGTTTAAGGCAGCCTTATTGCTGAAGCGCAGCCTTCACAGTCGTCGCTTCCTCAACCACTACAGAACCCTCTGCTCTGTTCCGGACAGTGCTCTTAGCGTTAACGATGACATTGACAACCAA GTATTGGTTGAGGCCAAAGCTTGGTCCAGAACAGCGATTCTGAACAGACCCTCGGTGCTCAATGCTCTCAGTACAGCAATG GGGGCTAGATTACAAAATCTGTACACATGTTGGGAAAATGATCCTGATATCGGTTTTGTGGCAATGAAG GGCAGTGGCAGGGGATTTTGTGCTGGTGGTGATATTGTGACACTTTATCATTTGATACATGCAG GGAAGATGGAAGATTGTAAGGAATTTTTTAGGAAGATATATACTTTCATCTACTTTCTAGGTACATATTTGAAGCCACAT GTGGCTCTTTTAAATGGCATTACTATGGGTGGTGGGGCTGGAGTTTCAATCCCTGGGACATTTAGGGTTGCAACTGATAAAACT GTTTTCGCTACCCCTGAAACTCTAATTGGTTTCCACCCTGATGCTGGTGCATCATTTTACCTCTCACATCTACCTGGTCACCTGG GGGAGTACTTGGGTCTAACAGGAGAAAAACTCAATGGAGCAGAAATGATTGCTTGTGGGCTTGCTAGTCATTATGCACATACTGCA AGGCTTCCATTAATTGAAGAACAACTTGGAAAATTGGTTACTGATGATCCTTCTGTCATTGAGacttgtttagaaaaatatagtGACCTTGTCTATCCAGATAAGACTAGTGTAGTCAACAG ATTTGAAACACTTGATAAATGTTTCGGCCGTGACACAGTTGAAGAAATTATTGATGCTTTG GAGAGTGAGGCAAGTAAAACAAACGATGCATGGTGCACTTCCATCCTAAGGAGACTCAAGGAAACCTCACCATTAAGCTTGAAGGTTTCTTTGAAATCT ATACGAGAAGGAAGATTTCAGAGCCTTGATCAGTGCTTAATCCGCGAGTACCGAATGTCCCTACAAGGAATATCTAATTTGATTTCAAGAGACTTTCGCGAG GGGGTTAGGGCACGGATGATAGACAAGGACTTGTCTCCAAAG TGGGATCCTCCGAGCTTGGAACAAGTGTCTGAAGACATGGTCGAGCGCTATTTTTCCCCGCTTAGCGAATTCGAGCCTGATCTCGAGCTCCCAACAAAACTTAGAGAAGCATTCTCATAG
- the LOC133880683 gene encoding 3-hydroxyisobutyryl-CoA hydrolase-like protein 1, mitochondrial isoform X2, whose amino-acid sequence MQRFKAALLLKRSLHSRRFLNHYRTLCSVPDSALSVNDDIDNQVLVEAKAWSRTAILNRPSVLNALSTAMGARLQNLYTCWENDPDIGFVAMKGSGRGFCAGGDIVTLYHLIHAGKMEDCKEFFRKIYTFIYFLGTYLKPHVALLNGITMGGGAGVSIPGTFRVATDKTVFATPETLIGFHPDAGASFYLSHLPGHLGEYLGLTGEKLNGAEMIACGLASHYAHTARLPLIEEQLGKLVTDDPSVIETCLEKYSDLVYPDKTSVVNRFETLDKCFGRDTVEEIIDALVWQTGLKNFGGNFCGVELVTSLSFIIQLVEDLLSDIFWWFEDKKSDLAYSNSPGEMVMALSYGERYSVPMEVCVAVSGSPEGSFLHLVCSSRQNFDLGQS is encoded by the exons ATGCAGAGGTTTAAGGCAGCCTTATTGCTGAAGCGCAGCCTTCACAGTCGTCGCTTCCTCAACCACTACAGAACCCTCTGCTCTGTTCCGGACAGTGCTCTTAGCGTTAACGATGACATTGACAACCAA GTATTGGTTGAGGCCAAAGCTTGGTCCAGAACAGCGATTCTGAACAGACCCTCGGTGCTCAATGCTCTCAGTACAGCAATG GGGGCTAGATTACAAAATCTGTACACATGTTGGGAAAATGATCCTGATATCGGTTTTGTGGCAATGAAG GGCAGTGGCAGGGGATTTTGTGCTGGTGGTGATATTGTGACACTTTATCATTTGATACATGCAG GGAAGATGGAAGATTGTAAGGAATTTTTTAGGAAGATATATACTTTCATCTACTTTCTAGGTACATATTTGAAGCCACAT GTGGCTCTTTTAAATGGCATTACTATGGGTGGTGGGGCTGGAGTTTCAATCCCTGGGACATTTAGGGTTGCAACTGATAAAACT GTTTTCGCTACCCCTGAAACTCTAATTGGTTTCCACCCTGATGCTGGTGCATCATTTTACCTCTCACATCTACCTGGTCACCTGG GGGAGTACTTGGGTCTAACAGGAGAAAAACTCAATGGAGCAGAAATGATTGCTTGTGGGCTTGCTAGTCATTATGCACATACTGCA AGGCTTCCATTAATTGAAGAACAACTTGGAAAATTGGTTACTGATGATCCTTCTGTCATTGAGacttgtttagaaaaatatagtGACCTTGTCTATCCAGATAAGACTAGTGTAGTCAACAG ATTTGAAACACTTGATAAATGTTTCGGCCGTGACACAGTTGAAGAAATTATTGATGCTTTG GTGTGGCAAACCGGATTGAAAAACTTCGGAGGGAATTTTTGTGGGGTGGAGTTGGTGACGAGTTtaagtttcattattcaattgGTCGAAGATTTGCTCTCCGATATATTTTGGTGGTTTGAGGATAAGAAATCTGATTTAGCTTATTCGAACTCTCCTGGAGAAATGGTTATGGCGTTAAGTTATGGAGAGAGGTactcggttcccatggaagtgtgtgtggcggtctcaggctcccccgagggcagctttcttcacttggtctgcagctctaggcagaattttgaccttggacaatcttag